Proteins from one Sabethes cyaneus chromosome 2, idSabCyanKW18_F2, whole genome shotgun sequence genomic window:
- the LOC128735255 gene encoding uncharacterized protein LOC128735255 — MPDDSRMVACDLCGKWYHFVCVGVDSSVQDRDWSCENCTGIGAAAQVPAGTSTPAATGGKPKSGSTKTHDVVPVDSLQRQLAEMLKKMERQQKEFERVIKEKDDQRRDALREQRDKYERELQVSDRRVRQQPVTAALGGVPTANSTSNPLPSVHVSGISQADVLVQELQLLEEKQALERRHLEEKGRLLKRFGAFDGGAAEGASGLNPQASAVQPPNSSSFGVSLLNQSQVSARQVVSKELPNFSGSPEEWPLFFASYENSTRICGYSDEENLLRLQRSLKGRALDAVRCRLLHPSNLAGVIATLRTLFGRPEIIVHSLVAKIRDMPAPKAEKLSTLIDFGVAVQNVCATITASGLDEYLCNVALLQELTVTLSDFGDWLGKLVEAASVVTIPSIGVSKPEKHGRRENNYLNVHSDSTSEELIPKNRSVAASKSCTVCLGECSGPESCRKFLNMNIGDRWTVVKAKKLCRKCLQKHFGACHVKTPCGKDGCSFMHSKLLHDDKRYKPAVSEMPASSSEGLTTQSCNTHSNTAGKILFRYVPVTIFGKGKTVNTFAFLDDGSSATFVEHSLVEELGLEGIPHPLCLNWTGGQQREENESVRLALKISGTFDSSKVYELSKVHTVRNLSLPKQSVSVEQLASKYKYLRGLPLDSYTDVSPRILIGMDNCRLGNVLRSSEGAENEPVASRTRLGWLVYGPCTTMSTNTTYSGCHSFHICPCNTEIDRSLDGALKEYFSIESLGISGSFKPLLSKDEERAMKILSTETHLNENRYETALLWRYDNVRLPDSRAMALKRLACLEKRMKRDPELAVAMNTRLKEYEEKGYIRRLSAVEQADRRPNDWYLPVFPVINPNKPGKIRMVFDAAAKVNGVSLNSVLLTGPDQLVSLLTVLFKFREFRFAVVGDIREMFFQVRMRVQDQRSQMILWNSGNPNEDPVTYVVSVMTFGAACSPSCAHYVKNLNADRFVERFPRAVESIKYEHYVDDMLCSVETEEEAVQLARDVRFVHSQAGFEIRNWLSNSSKVTASLQEDTTTEKNINPCTEMATEKVLGMWWDTASDTFTFRLSPKHDGKLLSGARMPTKREVLRTLMAIYDPIGLIGNFLMYLKILLQEIWRSGCAWDDEIAGSLAEKWLTWIAVLPDVRNVRVPRCYRVITSANTTNVQLHIFCDASENGIAAVAYFRFEDNGVIECAMIGSKTRVAPLKFLSIPRLELQAAVIGARLAGSIAGSHRIKISQQIFWTDSRDVVCWIRSDHRRFSPFVAFRVSELLETTRVNDWRWVPTRLNVADDGTKWQRLPDLRPTSRWFCGPDFLRKPENEWPGEGCDPGTTVEEMRSSVLHHMVAKPLIDFVRFSKWKRLLRAVAYVVRFAANLLNRRNRIPTKLGPLEKDELNRAEQIIYREVQRQVYPDEVRLLSNVPSDKPSWQYNVPKTSPLHEFSPAVDEHGVLRMRGRIDACEWVDESVKHPILLPKQHFVTDLIIASYHETYRHRNHQTVLNEFRLKYCVPRLRSEYNRVRRNCQYCKIHRADPEPPAMGNLPPARLAAYQRPFSYSGIDYFGPMLVLVGKRVEKRWGVLLTCLTTRGVHIELAHSLSTDSCILALRNFIARRGTPLEIISDRGTNFVGASRELREALKTVDEEKLMTSFTGANTKWIFNPPAAPHFGGCWERLVQSFKKVMKEFKPPRLPSDEILRSMLIEIEMIINSRPLTHVSLDTETEPPLTPNHFLLGCSNGSKPPIAFDDRPMVLKQSWKMSQLYADVFWKKWVAEYLPTLTKRTKWFQPAKPIEEGQLALIVDNGLPRNCWPRGRIVNVVRSSDGQVRRVTVQTASGLLERPAVKIAILDVDPMENKPLQLQQRTRGECHTPAASADTPPTGNRDRPNVIYMSSSDLDD, encoded by the exons ATGCCAGACGATAGTCGGATGGTAGCGTGTGATCTGTGCGGAAAGTGGTACCATTTTGTGTGTGTCGGTGTGGACTCAAGTGTTCAGGACCGTGATTGGAGCTGCGAGAATTGCACCGGAATCGGAGCGGCAGCTCAAGTCCCAGCCGGAACTTCAACACCAGCCGCCACGGGAGGTAAACCAAAATCCGGAAGCACGAAGACACACGATGTTGTTCCGGTTGACAGTCTTCAACGGCAGCTAGCAGAGATGCTGAAGAAAATGGAAAGGCAGCAAAAGGAATTCGAACGGGTTATAAAGGAAAAAGATGATCAACGTCGAGACGCTCTCAGGGAACAACGAGATAAATACGAACGAGAGCTACAGGTTTCTGATCGACGAGTACGTCAACAGCCTGTGACAGCAGCACTTGGTGGTGTACCAACTGCGAATTCAACGAGTAATCCCCTCCCGTCAGTTCATGTCAGCGGTATCAGCCAAGCAGATGTTCTGGTTCAAGAGCTGCAGTTACTAGAGGAGAAGCAAGCGCTAGAACGAAGACATTTGGAAGAGAAGGGTCGACTATTGAAGCGATTTGGAGCGTTCGACGGAGGTGCAGCCGAAGGTGCTTCCGGACTCAACCCTCAGGCGAGTGCAGTTCAACCACCTAATAGTAGTTCGTTCGGAGTTTCTCTGTTAAACCAGAGCCAAGTGTCAGCGCGCCAAGTTGTCAGTAAGGAGCTTCCAAACTTCTCGGGGAGTCCTGAAGAATGGCCACTCTTCTTCGCAAGTTACGAGAACTCAACCCGAATCTGCGGTTACAGTGACGAGGAGAACCTTCTACGCCTCCAGCGAAGCCTGAAAGGGAGAGCATTGGATGCGGTGCGCTGTCGACTGCTGCATCCGTCAAACCTAGCAGGCGTGATCGCTACATTGAGGACACTATTCGGAAGACCGGAAATCATTGTCCACTCGCTAGTTGCCAAAATCCGTGATATGCCTGCACCGAAAGCAGAAAAGCTGAGCACGTTGATTGATTTTGGAGTCGCTGTTCAAAATGTCTGTGCCACTATTACGGCGTCGGGTCTTGATGAATACCTTTGTAATGTAGCGCTTCTACAGGAGCTAAC CGTTACCTTGTCGGACTTTGGTGATTGGCTAGGAAAGTTGGTGGAAGCCGCCAGTGTTGTTACCATTCCATCCATTGGCGTCTCGAAACCGGAGAAACACGGTCGCAGGGAAAATAATTACCTCAACGTTCATTCGGACAGTACCAGTGAAGAACTCATCCCGAAGAATCGCTCTGTGGCTGCTTCGAAAAGTTGTACAGTGTGCTTAGGAGAATGCAGCGGCCCTGAATCGTGTCGTAAATTCCTGAACATGAATATCGGAGATCGATGGACAGTAGTCAAGGCGAAGAAGCTGTGCCGAAAATGTCTACAAAAGCATTTCGGCGCCTGCCATGTTAAAACGCCGTGTGGAAAGGATGGTTGTTCGTTCATGCATAGCAAGTTGCTACATGACGACAAACGGTACAAACCCGCAGTGTCCGAGATGCCAGCTTCGTCGAGTGAAGGTTTGACAACGCAGAGTTGCAATACTCATTCGAATACGGCCGGTAAGATACTTTTTCGCTACGTGCCCGTGACCATTTTCGGAAAGGGAAAGACAGTGAATACTTTTGCCTTCCTCGACGATGGATCGTCGGCCACCTTCGTGGAGCACAGTCTAGTGGAAGAATTGGGCCTCGAAGGGATACCACATCCATTATGCCTCAATTGGACGGGTGGACAGCAAAGGGAAGAGAATGAATCGGTCAGATTAGCGCTGAAGATATCGGGAACATTCGATTCAAGCAAGGTCTACGAACTCTCGAAGGTTCACACGGTACGCAACCTTTCTCTACCGAAGCAGTCGGTCTCAGTGGAACAATTGGCATCCAAATACAAATATCTGCGAGGACTGCCACTAGACTCGTACACTGACGTATCTCCCAGGATCCTGATAGGAATGGACAATTGCCGCCTTGGTAACGTACTGCGGAGTTCCGAAGGAGCCGAAAACGAACCTGTAGCATCCAGAACCCGCCTTGGATGGCTTGTGTACGGACCTTGTACGACGATGTCAACAAACACGACCTATAGCGGCTGCCATAGTTTTCACATTTGTCCGTGCAATACTGAAATAGATAGAAGCTTGGACGGTGCTTTGAAGGAATATTTCTCAATTGAGTCTTTGGGAATATCCGGATCGTTTAAGCCGCTGCTCTCGAAGGACGAAGAGCGAGCGATGAAAATCTTATCCACAGAAACGCATCTGAATGAAAACCGCTATGAGACTGCACTGTTGTGGCGCTACGACAATGTGCGGCTGCCTGATAGCCGAGCAATGGCATTGAAGCGTCTAGCGTGCTTGGAAAAAAGGATGAAACGGGACCCCGAGCTAGCTGTAGCGATGAACACCAGGCTGAAGGagtatgaagaaaaagggtataTTCGAAGACTTTCAGCGGTCGAGCAAGCGGACAGGCGTCCCAACGATTGGTACTTACCGGTATTCCCGGTTATCAACCCGAACAAGCCCGGGAAGATACGGATGGTGTTTGACGCAGCCGCGAAAGTGAACGGCGTGTCCCTCAACTCAGTACTTCTTACGGGACCGGATCAACTGGTATCGCTACTTACGGTTTTGTTTAAATTCCGTGAATTTCGTTTTGCTGTAGTTGGGGACATACGCGAAATGTTTTTTCAAGTGCGGATGAGGGTGCAAGACCAGCGCAGCCAGATGATTTTGTGGAACAGTGGGAACCCCAATGAAGACCCTGTGACATATGTAGTCAGCGTCATGACGTTTGGGGCGGCATGCTCCCCAAGCTGCGCACACTATGTGAAGAACCTGAATGCAGACAGATTCGTGGAACGGTTTCCCCGAGCGGTTGAGAGCATCAAATACGAGCATTATGTAGACGATATGCTGTGCAGTGTGGAAACCGAGGAGGAAGCCGTACAGCTGGCCAGGGACGTACGTTTTGTTCATTCGCAAGCGGGTTTCGAAATCCGGAACTGGTTGTCAAATTCCAGCAAGGTTACGGCATCGCTACAGGAAGATACCACGACGGAGAAAAATATCAACCCGTGTACAGAGATGGCAACGGAGAAAGTGCTTGGAATGTGGTGGGATACTGCCAGCGACACGTTTACTTTCAGATTATCCCCCAAGCACGATGGGAAACTGTTATCCGGGGCCAGGATGCCCACGAAACGGGAGGTACTCAGAACACTAATGGCGATATACGATCCGATAGGACTAATCGGAAATTTCCTAATGTATTTGAAAATTCTTCTGCAGGAAATTTGGCGCTCTGGATGCGCCTGGGACGATGAGATTGCAGGGAGTTTAGCTGAGAAATGGTTGACCTGGATCGCAGTGCTACCTGATGTACGGAACGTGCGTGTTCCCCGATGCTACCGAGTCATCACGTCCGCTAATACCACGAACGTTCAGCTGCATATCTTTTGCGACGCAAGCGAAAACGGAATCGCCGCCGTTGCATACTTTAGATTCGAGGATAATGGTGTGATAGAATGTGCGATGATAGGATCGAAGACGAGAGTTGCGCCGCTGAAATTCCTGTCGATTCCGCGGTTAGAGCTACAGGCTGCTGTAATTGGAGCCCGGCTGGCCGGTAGCATTGCTGGCTCGCACCGAATTAAAATCTCACAACAGATATTCTGGACAGACTCCCGGGATGTGGTATGCTGGATACGCTCCGACCACCGTCGCTTTAGTCCGTTCGTGGCATTTAGGGTGAGTGAGCTGCTGGAAACTACCAGAGTAAACGACTGGCGATGGGTACCCACCAGATTAAATGTAGCTGACGACGGAACGAAGTGGCAGAGGTTGCCGGACTTACGACCCACAAGTCGCTGGTTCTGCGGGCCAGACTTTCTACGGAAACCAGAAAACGAATGGCCAGGAGAAGGTTGTGACCCAGGGACGACTGTAGAAGAGATGCGTTCAAGCGTTCTTCATCACATGGTGGCAAAACCGTTAATAGATTTCGTACGTTTCTCCAAATGGAAGCGCTTACTGAGGGCGGTAGCATACGTCGTTCGATTTGCCGCGAACCTTCTTAATCGTCGTAACCGAATACCTACTAAACTAGGACCGCTCGAGAAGGACGAGCTTAATCGTGCAGAGCAAATCATCTACCGAGAAGTCCAGCGACAAGTGTACCCTGACGAAGTTCGGCTTCTAAGCAACGTACCTTCGGACAAACCATCCTGGCAATACAATGTTCCAAAGACCAGTCCGCTACACGAGTTTAGCCCGGCCGTCGACGAGCACGGCGTTCTACGAATGCGGGGAAGAATCGATGCATGTGAGTGGGTGGACGAGAGTGTTAAGCACCCCATCCTGCTCCCGAAACAACACTTTGTGACCGATTTGATAATCGCCAGCTACCACGAAACGTACCGTCACCGAAACCATCAGACAGTGTTGAACGAATTTAGGCTCAAGTACTGTGTTCCTCGGTTGCGGTCAGAGTACAATCGTGTACGCAGAAACTGCCAGTATTGCAAGATACACCGAGCGGACCCGGAGCCCCCTGCCATGGGAAATCTGCCTCCTGCACGCCTGGCGGCTTATCAGAGACCGTTTTCATATTCCGGGATAGATTATTTCGGCCCCATGTTGGTATTAGTCGGCAAACGAGTTGAAAAACGATGGGGTGTCTTACTCACCTGCCTGACGACTAGAGGAGTCCACATTGAACTCGCCCACTCGCTTTCGACGGATTCCTGTATCCTTGCTTTGCGCAATTTTATTGCGAGAAGAGGAACACCTCTCGAGATCATTAGCGACCGAGGCACCAATTTTGTTGGGGCTTCACGAGAGTTACGAGAAGCTTTGAAAACCGTGGACGAGGAGAAATTGATGACCAGCTTCACTGGGGCAAACACCAAGTGGATCTTCAACCCGCCAGCCGCTCCCCATTTCGGAGGTTGCTGGGAGAGGCTAGTGCAGTCGTTTAAAAAGGTTATGAAGGAGTTCAAGCCACCACGTCTACCATCCGACGAGATCCTCAGATCAATGCTTATAGAGATCGAGATGATCATTAACTCTAGACCGCTAACACATGTATCACTAGACACCGAAACTGAGCCCCCCTTAACACCTAACCACTTCTTGTTAGGGTGTTCGAATGGAAGCAAGCCCCCGATCGCATTCGACGACCGACCCATGGTGCTGAAGCAGTCGTGGAAGATGTCCCAGCTGTATGCTGACGTATTCTGGAAGAAATGGGTGGCTGAATACTTGCCCACCCTGACCAAGAGGACAAAATGGTTTCAACCTgcaaaaccgatagaggaaggTCAACTGGCTTTGATTGTGGACAACGGACTCCCAAGGAACTGCTGGCCGCGGGGCCGCATCGTGAATGTCGTCCGCTCTAGCGATGGGCAAGTACGACGAGTTACAGTGCAAACTGCAAGCGGATTGCTGGAGAGACCGGCTGTCAAGATTGCCATTCTGGACGTCGATCCAATGGAGAATAAGCCGTTGCAACTCCAACAGCGTACTCGGGGGGAGTGTCACACACCTGCGGCGAGTGCCGATACTCCGCCGACTGGCAACCGTGACCGACCGAACGTCATCTACATGTCATCCTCTGATCTGGACGATTGA